In the Verrucomicrobiia bacterium genome, one interval contains:
- a CDS encoding response regulator, translating into MSKKRVLIVEDDIWQGDLYLFLLKHDYTALRVTSAEAAMEAIDSFQPDSILLDVLLDGANGITLLHELQSHDDTARIPVILCTSLEHMHKNSQILAHYGVKQVLDKATITPQKIRAAVNGVVI; encoded by the coding sequence ATGAGTAAAAAACGTGTTCTAATTGTTGAAGACGACATATGGCAAGGTGACTTGTATCTTTTTTTATTGAAGCATGATTATACTGCTTTACGCGTGACGTCAGCGGAAGCCGCGATGGAAGCTATAGATAGCTTTCAGCCAGATAGCATACTGCTTGATGTACTGCTTGATGGTGCCAATGGCATCACCTTATTACATGAGTTGCAGTCGCATGACGATACGGCGAGGATACCAGTAATACTGTGTACCAGTCTCGAACACATGCACAAAAATAGTCAGATACTCGCCCATTATGGTGTAAAGCAGGTGCTCGATAAGGCTACCATAACGCCCCAAAAAATACGGGCAGCAGTGAACGGAGTAGTAATATGA
- a CDS encoding glycine--tRNA ligase — MSQKTTALEDIVSLAKRRGFIYQGSEIYGGLAGTWDYGPLGVALKRNISNLWWKLFVEDREDMYGLDAAILMNQKVWQASGHTGAGFADPLVEDVKTKKRYRADHLLEENGVENPEALSYDEMNRVIREKGIKSPDGNDLSDVRVFNLMFETNVGPIHDEKSKAYLRPENAQAMFVNYRNIVDTFYPDLPFGVAQIGRAFRNEISPREFIFRVREFDLMEFEYFIHPNTWEEQFEYWRTKFHEWIQALGLPLDKLYELEVPVEDRAHYSKRTIDFEYAFPFGVKEIGAVAYRTDYDLSNHMKHSGVNMQYLVKGTNEKLIPHVIEPTFGLDRTLLAVLSEAYAEDEVNGEKRVLLKLPEHLAPVRFAVSPLLKNKPELVEKAREVFTALKKKYGAVMWDDNGNIGKRYRRQDEIGTPYCVVIDFQTLEDGTVTVRDRDTTEQTRHPVTEI, encoded by the coding sequence ATGTCACAAAAAACTACTGCACTTGAAGATATCGTCAGCTTAGCTAAGCGCCGCGGGTTCATTTACCAGGGTTCTGAGATTTATGGTGGTCTGGCCGGAACCTGGGATTATGGTCCGCTTGGCGTTGCCTTGAAGCGCAACATTAGCAATCTCTGGTGGAAGTTATTTGTCGAAGATCGTGAAGATATGTACGGGCTTGACGCCGCCATTTTGATGAATCAGAAAGTTTGGCAGGCGAGTGGTCACACCGGAGCGGGCTTCGCTGATCCTTTGGTAGAAGATGTGAAAACTAAAAAACGATACCGTGCCGATCACTTACTCGAAGAAAACGGCGTAGAAAACCCAGAAGCGTTATCGTATGACGAAATGAACCGCGTGATTCGTGAAAAGGGTATAAAAAGCCCCGACGGTAACGATTTAAGTGACGTCCGCGTGTTCAACTTGATGTTTGAAACGAACGTTGGGCCGATTCACGATGAAAAGTCGAAAGCCTACTTACGCCCCGAAAACGCCCAAGCGATGTTTGTTAATTATCGCAATATTGTTGATACTTTTTACCCAGATTTACCGTTTGGCGTAGCCCAGATTGGCCGCGCATTCCGTAACGAAATTAGCCCGCGCGAATTTATTTTTCGTGTGCGCGAATTCGACCTCATGGAATTTGAATACTTCATCCACCCAAACACTTGGGAAGAGCAGTTTGAATATTGGCGAACAAAATTTCACGAATGGATTCAGGCATTAGGTTTGCCGCTCGATAAACTTTATGAGCTCGAAGTGCCAGTCGAAGACCGAGCGCATTATAGTAAGCGAACAATCGATTTTGAATATGCCTTTCCGTTTGGCGTAAAAGAGATCGGCGCTGTGGCTTACCGGACCGATTATGATCTTTCAAACCACATGAAACATAGCGGGGTTAATATGCAGTATTTGGTGAAAGGTACCAATGAAAAGCTAATTCCGCACGTGATTGAACCAACCTTTGGGCTCGACCGCACGCTGCTCGCAGTGCTCAGTGAAGCCTACGCCGAAGACGAAGTCAACGGCGAAAAACGCGTACTACTGAAATTGCCCGAACACTTAGCGCCGGTGCGCTTTGCGGTGTCGCCACTGCTCAAAAACAAGCCTGAATTAGTGGAAAAAGCCCGCGAAGTGTTTACGGCACTAAAGAAAAAATACGGCGCCGTTATGTGGGACGACAATGGTAATATTGGCAAGCGCTATCGCCGTCAGGATGAAATCGGCACGCCATATTGTGTTGTGATTGACTTTCAGACGCTTGAAGACGGCACCGTTACCGTGCGTGATCGCGATACGACCGAACAGACACGCCACCCAGTTACTGAGATTTAG
- a CDS encoding lysylphosphatidylglycerol synthase transmembrane domain-containing protein has translation MKFKTWVSIITLVLLIGVIYFARDELIQAWQLLGQVNLGILFWMIPVQIFSYYATGAIIFSYLRAKGNVKHLTHWQMTRIALELNFVNHILPSGGAVGFSYLGWLLSKHGVKPGRATMAQIVRFAFTFISFVMLLIIAVIVVAFDGAMNALVWLLSAGLVLSAAFASIATLYIIKSERRLKKFAHWVAGIGNKVVRIVSRKKRKEIIAYETIERFLEELHQDYLELRKEKKILIVPYIWATIANIADVALLCIAFLSLGVWANPAMILIAFGISSIVSALTVTPGGAGVYEAIMIAFLASAGVNPEVAILGTLLARVLLIMGTIVFGYIFYQLTILKYGKRPA, from the coding sequence ATGAAGTTCAAAACTTGGGTTAGCATTATTACACTTGTGCTCTTAATTGGGGTGATTTACTTCGCTCGGGATGAGCTTATTCAGGCATGGCAATTGCTTGGGCAGGTAAATCTTGGCATTTTATTTTGGATGATTCCGGTGCAAATATTTAGTTATTATGCCACTGGGGCGATTATTTTTTCGTATTTGCGAGCAAAAGGCAACGTTAAGCACTTAACGCACTGGCAGATGACCCGTATCGCGCTCGAATTAAATTTTGTTAACCATATTTTGCCGAGTGGCGGCGCAGTAGGATTTTCTTATCTTGGCTGGTTGCTGAGTAAACACGGCGTAAAGCCTGGCCGGGCCACCATGGCGCAAATTGTGCGCTTTGCTTTTACGTTTATATCATTTGTGATGCTTCTGATAATTGCGGTGATAGTGGTAGCCTTTGATGGCGCCATGAATGCGCTGGTGTGGCTGTTAAGCGCTGGGTTGGTGTTATCGGCAGCGTTTGCTAGTATCGCCACGCTGTACATCATAAAAAGCGAACGGCGTTTAAAGAAATTCGCCCACTGGGTGGCGGGAATTGGTAATAAAGTTGTTCGTATTGTGAGTCGCAAAAAGCGCAAAGAAATTATTGCTTATGAAACGATTGAACGATTCTTAGAAGAGCTACACCAAGACTACCTAGAGCTGCGAAAGGAAAAGAAGATTCTTATCGTGCCGTATATCTGGGCGACAATTGCCAATATTGCCGATGTAGCGCTGCTATGTATTGCCTTCTTGTCGCTCGGCGTGTGGGCTAATCCGGCCATGATCCTGATTGCCTTTGGTATTTCTTCGATTGTCAGCGCCTTAACGGTTACACCAGGCGGCGCAGGGGTTTACGAGGCGATTATGATCGCTTTCTTGGCTTCAGCCGGCGTAAACCCCGAGGTGGCTATTCTTGGCACACTGCTAGCTCGAGTGCTGCTTATTATGGGGACGATCGTCTTTGGGTACATTTTTTATCAGTTAACGATTTTGAAGTATGGAAAACGTCCAGCTTAG
- a CDS encoding Kiwa anti-phage protein KwaB-like domain-containing protein, with product MDEPQLTDIFLWANTTDAIKNELDVEFFLFNKNYTPYLAGFSAELNAQIKPLFLFELMNFVNKGAGMGLSVRDFELSEAEENVLLRTKLDKVGRAETLLHTIEHSRHEIVPFSEQDHEFKRLKGVVARFSHKEKGHFYVIKQLQQSQILKGAVSWEFIDGSFRPFAADAGLKMPPDNQVLVVGSDIFVFSQSKFERLFDYDYKKQALAEKKAKEITAHFSLSFPEGMDLQSLVRERKKTVTKLQKINPTLIKQEQLIDHAEEMGLELMVDDAGAIIIMDGNDLDTFVNLLNDDYITSDVTGIRYEVKSKKPLDEAAEDESSPAPGSL from the coding sequence ATGGATGAACCTCAGTTAACTGATATTTTTTTGTGGGCCAACACTACTGACGCTATTAAAAACGAGCTTGATGTTGAGTTTTTTCTGTTCAACAAAAACTACACGCCGTATCTGGCGGGTTTCAGCGCTGAATTGAACGCCCAAATAAAGCCATTATTTTTGTTCGAGCTCATGAATTTTGTCAATAAGGGCGCTGGTATGGGGCTAAGTGTACGAGATTTCGAGCTAAGCGAAGCCGAAGAAAACGTGCTGCTGCGCACCAAGCTCGACAAAGTAGGGCGGGCGGAAACTCTGCTGCATACCATCGAACACTCGCGTCACGAAATTGTGCCTTTTTCGGAGCAAGACCACGAATTTAAACGCTTGAAAGGCGTGGTTGCGCGGTTTTCGCACAAAGAGAAAGGTCATTTTTACGTTATTAAGCAGCTGCAGCAGTCGCAAATTCTTAAAGGTGCAGTGTCCTGGGAATTTATTGATGGCAGCTTTCGGCCGTTTGCGGCTGATGCCGGCTTAAAAATGCCGCCAGACAACCAAGTGCTGGTTGTGGGTAGCGATATATTTGTCTTTAGCCAAAGCAAATTCGAGCGCTTATTTGACTACGATTACAAAAAGCAAGCGCTGGCCGAGAAAAAAGCCAAAGAAATCACGGCCCATTTTTCGCTAAGTTTTCCAGAGGGTATGGATCTTCAAAGCTTAGTCCGGGAGCGTAAAAAAACCGTTACCAAATTACAAAAGATTAACCCAACGCTTATAAAGCAAGAGCAACTGATTGACCATGCCGAAGAAATGGGCCTTGAACTAATGGTCGACGACGCTGGAGCGATTATTATTATGGACGGCAACGATCTTGATACTTTTGTAAACCTTTTGAATGACGACTATATCACCAGTGATGTTACCGGCATTCGCTACGAGGTAAAAAGCAAAAAACCGCTTGACGAAGCCGCTGAAGATGAGTCGAGCCCTGCTCCCGGTAGCTTATAA
- a CDS encoding HAMP domain-containing sensor histidine kinase — MSAKDGTGEMMGQEFSLPAITAAAHELKAPLALIRQLSLVLQEGGTTPTEQQELLNRITLTSERSLRLVGLLTKHARLEDALFQLEPVNVAHVCQQVSHELLPLAKAGNRHIALHLKGKQPPIAVANSELLRAVILGLCDNSLAYAQTRAPLELKVHKSHESIRIAVRDHGTGMPADVFKKLASRLGKSAQPVAGRPQSSGLGLYVASKFAAAMRGSLGVQRHQRGGVTFYVDMPASKQLSLLAYE; from the coding sequence ATGAGCGCAAAAGATGGTACTGGCGAGATGATGGGGCAAGAGTTTTCGCTGCCCGCGATTACGGCGGCGGCTCATGAATTAAAGGCGCCACTGGCGTTGATTCGGCAATTATCGCTGGTTCTTCAGGAGGGTGGCACAACACCTACCGAACAACAGGAACTGCTCAATCGGATTACTCTCACAAGCGAACGTTCTTTGCGGCTGGTTGGGCTTTTAACCAAGCATGCTCGCCTTGAAGATGCTTTGTTTCAATTAGAGCCAGTGAACGTGGCACACGTTTGCCAGCAAGTGAGCCATGAGCTGCTACCGCTAGCAAAAGCTGGTAATAGGCACATTGCACTGCACCTAAAAGGTAAGCAGCCGCCAATTGCTGTGGCAAATAGCGAGTTGCTGCGGGCAGTTATTTTAGGCTTGTGTGATAACTCGCTTGCCTATGCCCAAACGCGTGCACCACTTGAATTAAAGGTGCACAAAAGCCACGAGAGCATTCGGATTGCTGTGCGTGATCATGGCACAGGCATGCCGGCAGATGTTTTTAAAAAGCTAGCCAGTCGGCTAGGTAAGTCGGCGCAGCCAGTAGCGGGCCGGCCGCAAAGCAGCGGGCTAGGTTTGTATGTGGCCAGCAAGTTTGCTGCTGCAATGCGTGGTAGTCTTGGTGTTCAGCGGCATCAGCGCGGTGGCGTGACCTTTTATGTTGATATGCCGGCCTCAAAACAGCTGAGTCTTTTAGCCTATGAGTAA
- a CDS encoding exodeoxyribonuclease VII small subunit, translated as MSAKNKSSLKQQIAELQELLEWFDQPDIDLEEALEKFKVADILARQIETRVGSLKNEITVLKERFDQDQAA; from the coding sequence ATGTCAGCCAAAAATAAATCGTCACTTAAACAGCAAATCGCCGAACTTCAGGAGTTACTGGAGTGGTTCGATCAACCAGATATTGACCTTGAAGAGGCACTAGAAAAATTTAAAGTTGCCGATATTTTAGCGCGCCAAATTGAAACTCGGGTTGGCAGCCTAAAAAATGAAATTACCGTTTTAAAAGAGCGTTTTGACCAGGACCAAGCGGCATAA
- the recO gene encoding DNA repair protein RecO: MKPIRTEAIVLRRTNYGEADRIIQLLTPQHGKIAAMAKGVRREKSKLAGGIELLAITEVNVQPTTKSDVSILTGARLHTFFVHILKDYDRMQLAYDILKRISSAVELVPEPEWYFLTKEALSALNDEKIPKDLVELWYRLQYTHLLGHGLNLRTDSAGGALQLAEQYIYDATEMGLKSQTNGSVTSEHIKLLRLLQDNSPKAVSQVGGIESLISECLWVLRQHDQ; the protein is encoded by the coding sequence ATGAAGCCGATCCGAACCGAAGCAATTGTGTTAAGGCGTACAAATTACGGCGAAGCTGACCGAATAATTCAGTTACTCACCCCACAGCACGGAAAAATAGCCGCCATGGCAAAAGGTGTCCGGCGTGAAAAAAGTAAACTTGCCGGCGGGATCGAACTACTGGCAATCACGGAAGTAAATGTACAACCGACAACAAAAAGCGATGTTAGCATTTTAACAGGGGCGAGATTGCATACATTTTTTGTTCATATACTAAAAGACTATGATCGGATGCAGCTGGCCTACGATATCTTAAAAAGAATTAGCAGTGCTGTAGAGCTAGTGCCAGAGCCTGAGTGGTACTTCTTAACAAAAGAAGCGCTGAGTGCTTTAAATGACGAAAAAATCCCCAAAGATTTAGTAGAGTTGTGGTACCGTTTGCAGTATACGCACTTGCTCGGCCACGGGCTTAATCTTCGGACCGATAGTGCTGGTGGAGCGCTACAGTTGGCTGAACAGTATATATATGATGCGACGGAAATGGGGCTTAAGTCGCAAACTAATGGTTCAGTGACGAGTGAGCACATTAAACTACTGCGATTACTCCAAGATAACTCACCCAAAGCGGTATCGCAGGTGGGAGGCATCGAGAGTTTGATTTCGGAATGTTTATGGGTACTGCGCCAACACGACCAATAG
- a CDS encoding RNase H family protein, producing MITYYTDGSCSPNPGPGGFAVIKNMQPILLGAEKVSTNIRMEGKAIIAALKDADGAECQIYTDSEFWVNVITKWSITWEKNGWKKKGGDIKNLEIVQEVAPLYRNSNATLTWVRGHADDPGNILADEWANIARERFKKGESLAITTAATHEEPPQVPELINQYLLGGRLMQLATVNNDQPWVCTVHYVYVRGNVYWLSLPSRRHSQEIECHDKVAFAMAVKHDKPVVGIQGEGRAEVVRHEPEIAEVMQAYVSKYGIGQDFYENFLAGKNQHWLYKCPPRLLVLFDEVHFDKTISRQEWRPEPAVAGA from the coding sequence ATGATAACCTACTACACCGACGGCAGCTGTAGCCCTAACCCCGGTCCGGGTGGTTTTGCAGTGATCAAAAATATGCAGCCGATACTCCTGGGCGCTGAAAAAGTATCTACCAATATTCGCATGGAAGGCAAGGCAATCATTGCCGCTCTCAAGGATGCTGATGGCGCAGAATGCCAAATTTACACCGATAGTGAATTTTGGGTGAACGTGATTACCAAATGGTCCATAACCTGGGAAAAAAATGGCTGGAAGAAAAAAGGCGGCGACATTAAAAACCTTGAAATCGTCCAGGAAGTAGCGCCGCTGTACCGCAATTCTAACGCCACGCTTACCTGGGTGCGCGGCCACGCCGATGACCCGGGTAATATTTTGGCCGATGAATGGGCCAATATCGCTCGCGAACGTTTTAAAAAGGGCGAGTCGCTGGCTATTACTACCGCAGCCACGCACGAAGAACCGCCTCAGGTGCCAGAACTAATTAACCAGTATTTGCTTGGGGGCCGACTAATGCAGCTGGCAACGGTAAACAATGATCAACCCTGGGTCTGTACGGTGCATTACGTATATGTTCGCGGTAATGTGTACTGGCTTAGCTTGCCGTCGCGACGCCATAGCCAAGAGATCGAATGTCACGATAAGGTGGCCTTTGCCATGGCGGTAAAGCACGACAAGCCGGTGGTCGGCATTCAAGGCGAGGGCAGGGCTGAAGTGGTGCGCCACGAACCAGAAATCGCCGAAGTTATGCAGGCCTACGTTTCAAAATATGGCATTGGTCAAGATTTTTATGAAAACTTCCTCGCCGGAAAAAACCAACACTGGCTATACAAATGCCCGCCACGCTTACTGGTGCTATTTGATGAGGTACATTTTGATAAAACCATCTCGCGTCAGGAATGGCGACCAGAGCCTGCTGTAGCTGGTGCCTAA
- the xseA gene encoding exodeoxyribonuclease VII large subunit, translating into MENVQLSVTDCIALINQTLDYAYPAVTVVGEVSSFKVNQGKYVFFDLKDDQSTMPCFMTVWQLRQPLEDGMKVMVVAQPKITAWGKFSMTVREVRPVGEGSLKRAFELLVKKLQAEGLFDEARKRSLPMFPEHIGVISSTQAAGYADFIKILNDRWGGMRIDVAHVQVQGMAAPGQIMRALEHFNEMAEPPEVVVLLRGGGSADDLAAFNDEPLARAIAASRVVTLVGVGHEVDTSLADMVCDVRAATPSNAAQLLVPDRSELLRQQQLMMSRTAKVICNRYDELSQVSRHAVGHMLRHLEAKLGQLVETHKNMQQTLGQINPRTVLNRGYSLVRTEAGIVVRGNAEEVKPGQKLTVELEKAIITAGVIDVSQK; encoded by the coding sequence ATGGAAAACGTCCAGCTTAGCGTTACCGATTGCATCGCCCTTATAAACCAAACGCTTGATTATGCGTACCCAGCGGTGACAGTCGTGGGTGAGGTGTCGTCTTTTAAAGTGAATCAGGGCAAATATGTGTTTTTCGACCTTAAAGATGACCAATCGACCATGCCATGTTTTATGACCGTTTGGCAATTACGACAACCACTTGAAGACGGCATGAAGGTGATGGTGGTCGCACAGCCCAAAATTACCGCCTGGGGTAAATTCAGCATGACCGTACGAGAAGTGCGGCCGGTGGGTGAAGGAAGCTTAAAACGCGCTTTTGAGCTGCTAGTGAAGAAGCTGCAAGCCGAAGGGCTGTTTGACGAAGCTCGCAAACGATCTTTGCCAATGTTTCCGGAGCACATCGGGGTGATCTCTTCAACTCAAGCTGCCGGCTATGCTGATTTTATTAAAATTTTAAACGATCGCTGGGGTGGCATGCGGATTGATGTAGCCCACGTGCAGGTGCAAGGGATGGCCGCGCCAGGCCAGATTATGCGGGCATTAGAACACTTTAACGAAATGGCTGAGCCACCAGAGGTAGTGGTGCTACTACGAGGTGGTGGCAGCGCCGACGATTTAGCCGCCTTCAACGATGAACCGCTGGCTCGGGCAATTGCTGCCAGCCGGGTAGTTACACTCGTGGGAGTCGGACACGAAGTGGACACTTCGCTCGCCGACATGGTGTGCGATGTGCGCGCCGCCACACCGAGCAACGCCGCACAATTATTGGTGCCTGACCGTAGCGAACTACTGCGTCAACAGCAGCTAATGATGTCGCGCACGGCAAAAGTGATTTGTAACCGTTACGATGAGCTAAGCCAGGTTTCTCGCCATGCTGTTGGGCATATGCTTCGGCACCTTGAAGCCAAACTTGGGCAACTAGTTGAAACGCACAAAAACATGCAGCAAACCCTGGGCCAAATTAATCCGCGAACAGTACTGAACCGTGGATATAGCCTGGTGCGCACCGAGGCGGGCATAGTGGTAAGAGGCAATGCCGAAGAGGTTAAGCCAGGCCAAAAGCTGACCGTTGAATTAGAAAAAGCTATAATAACTGCAGGAGTTATTGATGTCAGCCAAAAATAA